AACCTCATTTTCACTCTGATCCAGATCATTGTCGTCAAGAGCTGATAATTCTGTTGCATTAACAGGTTCAATCTCATCGTCACTACAACCCAGATCATTGTTGTCAAGAATTGGTGGTTCTGCAATATTAACAGGTTCAACTTCATCTTCACTAAGACCCAGGTCACTGTTGTCAAGAGCTGATGATTCCGTTGCATTAACAGGTTCAATCTCATCGTCACTACAACCCAGATCATTGTTGTCAAGAATTGGTGGTTCTGCAATATTAACAGGTTCAACTTCATCGTCACTAAGACCCAGGTCACTGTTGTCAAGAGCTGATGATTCTGTTGCATTAACAGGTTCAATCTCATCATCACTACAACCCAGGTCATTGTTGTCAAGAATTGTTGGTCCTGCAATATTAACAGGTTCAACTTCATCTTCACTAAGACCCAGGTCACTGTTGTCAAGAGCTGATGATTCTGTTGCATTAACAGGTTCAGCCTCTTTGTCACTACAACCCAGATCATTGTTGTCAAGAATTGGTGGTCCTGCAATATTAACAGGTTCAACTTTGTCTTCACTAAGACCCAGGTCACTGTTGTCAAGAGCTGATGATTCTGTTGCATTAACAGGTTCAATCTCATCATCACTACAACCCAGATCATTGTTGTCACAAATTGGTGGTCCTGCAATATTAACAGGTTCAACTTCATCTTCACTAAGACCCAGGTCACTGTTGTCAAGAGCTGATGACTCTGTTGCATTAACAGGTTCAATCTCATCGTCACTACAACCCAGATCATTGTTGTCACAAATTGGTGGTCCTGCAATATTAACAGGTTCAACTTCATCTTCACTAAGACCCAGGTCACTGTTGTCAAGAGCTGATGACTCTGTTGCATTAACAGGTTCAATCTCATCGTCACTACAACCCAGATCATTGTTGTCAAGAATTGGTGGTTCTGCAATATTAACAGGTTCAACTTTGTCTTCACTAAGACCCAGGTCACTGTTGTCAAGAGCTGATGATTCTGTTGCATTAACAGGTTCAATCTCATTGTCACTACAACCCAGATCATTGTTGTCAAGAGCTGACGGTTCTGCAATATTAATAGGTTCAACTTCGTCGTCATTACGATCCCGATCAATGTTGTCAGGGGTTAATAGTTCCACTATACTCAGACCAATTTTGCTGTCACTTTGATATAGACTTCTGTGGTGAGGAGCTGATGGTTCCATGACATTAATAGGTTCAACCTTATTGTTGCTACAATTATGAGGATTGTAATCAAGGGCTGATGGTTCTGCTACGTTAACAGGTTCACTCTCGTTGTCACTACAGCCGATATTATTGTGGTCAAGAGCTGATGGTTCTGCTACATTAACACTTTCAACACTGTTGTCATTACGATCCATATTGCTGAAGTCAAGAGCTGATGGTTCTACTACATTAACAGGCTCAGCCTTACTGTTGCTACAACCCAACTGTGCTGCATTAAGACCATCGACGCCAGGAGCTGATGGTTGTACTACACTGAGACCATCCATGCCTTCACACCTCTGATCTAGGTAACTATGGTCAAGAGGGGACAGTTCTTCTACCATTTGACCAGAGTCTGCAAGGTTGGGAGGATGGATATCCTGACACAGGGCAGATAAATGAGCTAATGCATCTGAGCTGGATCTACCATCATAAAGCACTGCTGCTACACCATCCTCAGCCAGTTCAACAGTCCGCTGAGCTGGAGAGGAAGAGCTCCTCCAATCTGTCCTGGCCACTTTAACATTTTCTACAAGGGTGGAGCTACATGGTGTATTAGGTGTTTCCAACAACAAAGACTCCCTTCCATCACAAGCCATCTCCTCAGTTCCACCAACATCATAGGAAGTCCCTTTCAGTGTCAAGCTCTGGTACTCACTACGTCGGTCATGTCCTGGCTCCTCAGGGGATTCAGCAATGGAAGAACATGGAGGTAGAGACAGGGGCCCCATCTCGTGTGTGCTGGGAGCCTCAGCCTTCTCCGTGTAAACCCTTGAATCCTGAGTAAAGCAAAAGGAAGGACCAAAACCCTCAGTTGCAGAGTCCCCTTCTATCTGGATGTCTCCTGTGTTTTGACCAAAGTGGGGAGAACATCTGAGAAGGTCCGAGGTAGTATCTCGGCTACTTTCCTGGATGGTTTCTGATTGCTGAGCAATGTCACTGCCCTCTGGCAGAGGGAATGTGTCCAAGTCACCAACATCTCGATCATGCCAACTTATCTCGCTGGACGAGTGACAGATAGGCAGGCTGCGCTCTGCTGTCTTGGAAAGCCTGGTACCGTCAGCAACATGTGTAAGGGCAAGCCCTTGACCAATCAAGCAGGGCCTCTCAAGCTGCTCTTCTCGTTTCTGAGACACTTCCAGAGGGAAGGATTCATGGTCTTCCCCCGACCCCTGGCCGAGTTCTGAGCCCGAGCAGGTGGACCACTGGCTGGTGGCAGAGGACGTCATGCTCTGCTGTGACGTGACAACTGCATTAGCTTTGGACTCGACACTGAGAGTTTTGAAGAACTCCTCAACAATTCTGGCCACTTCATCTCGTCTGTTCACCACTGCGAGCTTTGGTACCCTGCACTTCCAAGACTGTCTGTACTCAGCAAAGAACTGTTGGACCATCCTGCCAATGTAGTTGGCTCGGTGCTGCTTCAATTGCTTGGAGAAGGACTGTAGACTCAATTTTATTCTCTCTTCTGTTTGCAGCCCCATTGCCCCCGACTGCTGAGGGGTGCACTTTCTTTTACTGGGTCCTGTGGCTGTGGAATTCAAATCCGCCACCTCACTTGCATGAGGTCTCTTTAATGCTCGAGTACCAAGATGCCTTGAGCCATCTGAGCTCCAGCTGCCTGCAATGCCTTCCTCCTCTGATTTAGACTCTGAAAGCTGTAGGCTCAGACACCCCGGGCTCAATTTGATATCTGTGGAGTCAGCTACGAGGCCCAACTCTACATTAATTCCGCTGGCAGTTTCAACCTCGTTCCTGCCCAAATCTTGCTGAGATCCTTCCATTGTTTCTAAGTCTACGTCAGGCCATCCCCTGTCCACAGATGCAACCGTGGGCTTGCCCTGAAAGACCTCGGTGACGGGTGCCTCAGGGAACAAAGAATCTTTTCCTTCACTGAGTGATATGTGCTGAATGACCTTGCCCTCCTGGTTGGCCTGCTCAAACACACAAGTGCCCAAGCTCCCACTGTTGGGCTGTCCCTCTGCACTTGGAGGTCTGCACCCTTTCAAAGGGTCTTCATTTGGATTTTCTAGTACAAGTTGCTGTTGCAAGCTTTTGTCCGTATCTCTTGAGTTATGGGCAAGGTTAGGGTGGTACAATGGTGTCTTAATAGCCCCAGTGTCCTGCTTCATGATTTGGGAAGCGAACTGACACGACACACACactcctttctcacccagagtcCCCTCTGTGGCTCCTGTGCCCATTTCCATCTCTACCCCAAACTCCCCAACATCACACAACTCCCTTGCTTTGCCCACTTTGGCAATACCTCGAGGCCCCACTTCAGCTTCTTTGGAGAATCCTGGCTGCTCCTCATGGTGGTCAGACTCCCTGGGGACAGGAGCTGGACCTGAGTCACCGTTCTCCTCTGAACGCTGATCCTCGAACTGGAGATCTTCTGCTGGCTCTTCAACCGAGACTGACATCGCTTTAGGGAATTCTGTTTGAGGGCATGTGTCCAGTTGGACCTCCTTGGCTACAAGGCTGTGCCCATTGGGTTCCTCAGCTGTCAATATCTGGCCCAGATCAGCACCAGCCCCAATAGCTGAGTCAGTACTACTGGAGGTGACCAGTCCTGTGACAATCTGGTTGGGTTCAGTAATGGGGTCAATTCTGTCTGCTCTAGTACTCAAACCCTCTCCCTGCTCTGAACCGCTGACATCATTCTTTGAGTTATCTGGAACTTGGGTGCTCAGGAGCCATCCATTGCACCAGGACGCGGCAAAATCAGCCAATGAATCATCACTCTCAATGGAGCCCCCACCTGCTTCCTGCCCCATCTCACAAGGTGACCCCAGGCCTACAGATACCGCAGTGTCAGTCACCAATTTAGATTTTTCATCCAAGCTCTCACCCTGCCATCCATCCTTCCTCTCAGTTTCTAAAGCTTGGGACTTTACCAAAGCCAATGGCAACACTGCCttggtacaggcccagagctccAGACGCTGACTGTCAGAGCCTGATGGTGTCCGAAGTGGCTCCTCCTGTCTCACAGACGCCCATGAAGGAGATGGTCCTGACCTCCACTCAGGAGCTGGAGGCTCCTTTGTTTCCTCGTGCCCCTCATCCACAAGTCCCTGGTTACCTGAGCCTCCAGGAATGGgcttctctccaccaccagtcaATGCCTTACAGGTGCTTCCTACCTCACTGGCTTCCTGCACAGAAGCCGGAGCGACAGCTGAAGAGGTAACTGGAGAATGAACCCCTCTCTCCTCTCGGGTATCTGGATCCGCAGGACACACGCAATGTAATTCTGTTTCCAACACACACCCGTTGGCACCGACATCGCTGGAATCATCTCGGGCCAACAGCTCATTGCTCTCCACTGGCCGACACGCATCAAACAGGTGACCACTCCCTCTTTGTTCACCTTCTGCCTGCTCCATCCCAGCAGATGCAGCCCCTCGTCCAACTCCAGCTGCGGCAAGTGCTTCCAAGTGGTTCCTGCCTTGATATTGCAGGTGTCCGATCACAGTGTCACTAAGTCCCGGCGCCAAGTCTCCAGGCTTCTCTTCGTCCTTCTTTGCACCCGGGGATGATCCTCGGGCTGCATCCTCTTGGAGGTCAGCCCTCTGGAGATCACTGGGATCTGCTGGTCTGCCTTCCACCAGTTCTGCAGAGTTCCCCATTTCCATGCAATCCGATGGGAAGTgagaacccccagatccctggGACTTTTTCACTCCAATTCGCGTTGCCTCTTCAGCAGTGGCCACACTCCGCTCCAACTGGTTGGTGAACCCTGCAGCCAAACAGCCACCCGCCTCGCCTGGAGGTAGCTCACGCTCCTCTGTCCCACTCAATTCCAACTCTACCCCAAGCGTGGCATCCAAAGGCAGCTGCGTTTCCGAAGCCAGGAGCCACTCATCAGGAACAATGTCACCGTGCCATTCGGGATCGCCTGTTGCCGCCCTCTGCTCTGCTGTTGTTGTCTCAGCCACAGTTACAGCCAGAGGACCTTCACACAGAAGGGTTTCACCACCCAGCAAGGCTCGGTTCCACTCAGCACCATTTCCACCTCTGTAACCGGCAGCCACAAGAGCTTCCTTCCCAAAACATTCTACCATTTGGGCAGCAGGATCCTGCGATGTGGAGGTATTGGCTTCCCCCTCAGTGGGACCCTGTGGGGCAGTGTCGTCTGTTCCCCCCTCAGTGACAGTGGCACCCTGTGGGGCAGTGTCGTCTGTTCCCCCCTCAGTGACAGTGGCACCCTGTGGGGCAGTGTCGTCTGTTCCCCCCTCAGTGACAGTGGCACCCTGTGGGGCAGTGTCGTCTGTTCCCCCCTCAGTGACAGTGGCACCCTGTGGGGCAGTGTTGTCTGTTCCCCCCTCAGTGACAGTGGCACCCTGTGGGGCAGTGTCGTCTGTTCCCCCCTCAGTGACAGTGGGACCCTGTGGGGCAGTGTCGTCTGTTCCCCCCTCAGTGACAGTGGCACCCTGTGGGGCAGTGTCGTCTGTTCCCCCCTCAGTGACAGTGGCACCCTGTGGGGCAGTGTTGTCTGCTCCCCCCTCAGCGACAGCGGGACCCTGCGATGTGAGGATGTTGGCTCCCTGCTCGGACAGAGTGGGAACCCACATTGAGGTGACATTGGTCCCCCCCTCAGGGACAGTGGGATCCTCTAGGGTAGGAATGTCAGTTCCCCCTTTAGCGACAGTGGACCCCTGCAACATGGGGGTGTTGGTCGCCTGCTTGGAGACAGTGGGGCAAGACCATGTGGAGATACTGGCTcccattttggagacagtggcaCTCTGTGGGACAGGGGCGTCTGCTCCCCCCACAGAGACAGTGGGACCCTCCGAGCTGCAGGGTTCTCCTTTGGTATCCATGATGTTTTCACAAGCAAGGACCCTCCCCGGGCACCTCAGGGCCACCAGACCACCCACCCTACACTGCCAGACTTTGGTTGTGGTCCAGCATCCTAGTGGGACAGTCCTAACTGCCGTCAGTGGGCTTCCTTCTGTCTCTGGCTCCATGGCCTGACTACAGCCATCCGAAGGTACTGAGGATAAGTCTTCTGTATCAGACATACCCAGGGCACCATGATGCATCCACTGGGTTGAACACAGCTCTCGCTCTCCTCCCTCTGTCTTCTCAGATTTACAGGTCTCTGACTGGGAGGATACTCCTGGTCCACAGTCCTTGGACAGATGGAACTTTCCCCCGTCTTCAATAGAATTACTACTGAGCTCGGTTTTACCCGTGTCAGTGAAATCCTCCCTGTGTCCACCCAACTCAGCAGTAGCTCCAGGCACTGTTCTGGTGGTGAGATACTCAGACACCAGGTATCTTTCTTCTGCTGGTTCACCGTCCACCTTATTCAGACCCTCCCCAGCTTCAGGCACTGAGAACGGATTGGCCTCTGCCTTCTGGCCCACCAGTGACACTCCTGCATGGGATGGATCTGATACCTCCCCACCGCGGAGCAGGTTCTCTGATTCCTGTGGCTTCACCGGGAACTGCAGGTCCTCACCTTCCAGGCCAGCGGCCACACTGCTCGGAACTCCATGGGAGGGTTGTTCCAAGGCTAAATGCTCACTGCAGCTCTGCTCTACAGGCTCTCCTGTTGCTGCCTGGCTCCGGCTTTCGGTCTGTGTGGGTGGGCTGGGAGCAGTTCCGGTCCAGGACGCCACCGAGGGGGGAGGTCCAGCTGTGTAACTACTGGTGCGCCACTCGGGACCTACGGTCGTGCCCAACTTTACAAGAGCAGCAATGGGACCTCCAGCTGGTATTAACCGTCCAACTGCCTCATCTCCTTCCTCCCTCGTCAAGGCAGGGCATTCCGGCAACTGTCCCTCACCTCCATGGGAGTCGGGCTCAACACACTCACTCAGCGAGGGAGGCACGGCCAAAGGATCTGTCAGCTCCAACTCAGAGTGTGCCTCTGCTCTTTCAGGGGGAGACACCTCCTGTTGTTTCTCCATATAGTCACCAGCAGCTGCAGAAGGCTCAGGTGAGATGGGTTTATTGATAACATCACACTCCAAGCTGGTTGATAATGTAACAGTTCCCACATCTGGTGAAGTAGTATTCCTCGCCACTGCTACTGGATTGACGTCAGCTACATCCACATTCCCGCCTGCACACTCAGGCACTGGATCTACTTCCATATCTTTGCCCTTTTCGATGGAATCTCCAGCCAGCTCAGGGTCAGCTCTTGGAGAGAGGTGGAGCATCACAGAGGCCTCCTTGGCATCAGACTCTGATTCTTCCCCATTAGTTACGACGAGACAAGTGTCACAGAGACCAACCCGTCCAAGGGTTGCGATCTCCGATTCCATCAGAACATTCAGGCACGTTGTCCCTTCCAAGGGAAGCAATTTACCGTCACATCTGAGGTCAACTCTTtgcccacccatctcctgcgacACGCCTGTCTCCATCTCCTGTACCTCGTCCATCTCCAGCTCCCTTTGGTCAGTCAGGTTTAGTTCATCCTGAGCTTTCGTGTCTTCCACATCTACTTTGGATGAAGCCCTTGGTGTCTTCCTGTGGGTCTCACTGTCCCCGAGGGCTCCGACTGCATCTCCAGGCATCGCACGTGCACAGTCTCCTTCCGTGGGTTGGCCAGCTGTGCTGACTTGATCCTGTGCTCCTTGCTCAGGTCCCACAAGAGGAGAGCACAACTTCCCAGGGAGGATCACTGGCCATTTACTGTCTCTGCTGGTTACACCTGGGACAGAAGGGCCAAAGGTTGAGAGGGTGGTAATTGGAAAGCTGTCCATGTCCCTGGCCAATTCCAGGGCCAACCTTGACTCAGGTTTGGTCTCTGAGGCAAAGGTAAAAGAGTCAGCGTTTGGCACAGAATCATCCAACGCAGTACACTTGACCCAAGATGTGTCAGGAACTGCTGCAGGTGCTTCCACAAAGGATGACCCATCTCCTCCCTCTTTTATCCACTCAGATcgtcccacagatacagcctccAGCTTGTGTGCAACTTGTGACTCCACCAGGGACCCAAATCCTTCCCTCGTTGCAGAGTTAATCAAACTTCCAGCTTTTCCCATCTGCTTTGTGAGCGCACTTGAAGTATCTTTCGGTAAAGAATTAGAAGTTTCTGTCCTCAGAGCCAGAATGTTGCTGGTTTCCAGCTCATCGACAACAGTGGCACAGATGTAGGAACCGTCTGATGACAGCTGAACCTCACAGGCTGAGCTCAGCTCCGTGCCATTTCCAGCAGTCCCAGTGCAATCCGTGATTGTGTCCTCAGTTGCTCGAGCTTCAATGAGATGGTCGTCATCCAACTTAGCTTCAATAGATTGCCCATTCAAAGCAGTTAACCCTATGTCCATGGGTATAGGGAGcgcatcctctgcacaaacaGCATTCCCGAGTAATGTCTGAGGGTCCCCATGCAAACCCCCGTTCTCTTCACTTTCCATGTCCACCATTGTGCCGTTTTCAATTCTACCTTCAAGTGAGGAGTGTTGCCCAGGAACATCTCTACTCACACAAACATCTTCCAGCCTTTTGTCAGGGTCTTCTAAAATTTCCAGAGTTTGGACACAAAATGAACTTTCAGATGCAGAATTACCTTCCACAAAAGTGCCCTCTGAGGAATTTCTCACGGCACCACGCCATCTCTCACTTTGTGGGAGGGGGGCTGGAGTGTCAGTCTCACCCGTGTTCCCCAAACCTGGCTGGGAAGCACCATCCTGCCACCGAGCAGCACTGCGGAAGGAGTCCGTCACCGGATCACCTCCCTTACTCTGGCAGCCTTCATCATCCACATGGAATTCATTCTCCCCTGCCTGCCAGTCAGACAAAGCTGGGTCCCCACGGACCTCTCCGATTGAAGATACAGAGCCTCCCGACAAGCAACCAGTGTCCGCACCCAGAACAGTTGGTACCTCCTGTGTGAAGGTGCTGTCGTGCACCGTGAGCTCAGTCAGCGTGTCGTCACCCTGATGCTGCTTAAATTGCCCAGTGACACCGTGACCCAGTGGCGGCTCCGCAGCCTCTGTTGCTTTAGTCACATCTCCTGCTCCAGTGTCCTCTGGCGGTTCCTTGTTCATGGGAGGTGCCCACTCCATCCCCGCCACAGGCTCCCTACATCGGGCACTGCCCGCACTGTTGCCTTGGATTTCATCCTGTGCAGTCCCGGTGCTACCCCCACCTggtacaacatttggacagggtgTGGTGCGGGTGCTGACTCCACCCTGCAGAGCCACTCCACCCGTGGGCCAGAAGGCAGCCGCTGCCACGCAGGCTTCACCCGTGTGCTTGTTCTGCTCCCGGTGAAAGCGGGACACGGGCACTGATGCACAGCGGCGGTCTGTCATGGTCTTCGCTCCTGCAGGACTGTCCTGTCCGGAGGGAGATGCCGGCGCCTCCCATCGATCGGAGGGCAGCTGACGAGCTTCCCCGGAGCGGAGCCTATCCTCGAAGACAGGCAACCGCCTCCTGGATGACTCACCTTCCCCCGACACTGCTCCCTCTGCAGCCCTGTTCAAATATCCATTCCAAAGGGCTAGGGGGACTGGGGGAAACAGACTGCATTCCTTTGTGTGGGAATCAAGATATGTCCCACCTGTGGATCCACGGATGATGGGGGAGTCACCGTTCACTAGGGAAGGCTGTGTTGGTGTCACTGGAGGCTGAGGTGGTACGCCTGGGGCTGCCAGTGAACGTGCATCAGGATCTGTTGAGGCAAGACCCCGGCTTGCCAATTCCATCTGTTCTGGGCCACACCACGGGTACGGAAGCCACACCACCCCAGACGCAGGTGCGAGTTGCTCCCGAACCTCTGTGACTGTCGTGGATTTCCCCAAGTCGCGCAGTGCCACAACGTCGCTGGTACGAGCTCGAGCTTCCCCCATGGCCCACAGCTGCCCTGGCACGAAGCTTGGCAGTGCTCCCCAAAGCAAATGGGGAGCTGGAAGTCTTGGGCAAGCCGCAGGCAAGACCAACGGGGGCTGCACCTAGCAGGGGaaaagagtcaaagtcaaagtttattgtcagatgcacaagtccatgtgtgtacaggttacagtgaaaaacttacttacagcagcagcacaggcacagagcatcagataagcagcattcacaagaaaaacaaacataaattaaacacaatttttacatgatagaggtgtacaagatgataagaggcatagatcgagtggacagtcagagacttttttgcaaggtgacaatggctaacacgaggggacataattttaaggtgactggaggaaggtataagggggatgtcaggggtaagttttttttttacacagagagtggtgggtgcgtggaacgcactgcctgcagaggttgtgggggcagatacatcaaggatatttaagagactcttagatagacacatgaatga
This genomic interval from Pristis pectinata isolate sPriPec2 chromosome 5, sPriPec2.1.pri, whole genome shotgun sequence contains the following:
- the LOC127570897 gene encoding uncharacterized protein LOC127570897 isoform X3 encodes the protein MFELCDCEQGQGTEQGQEPRPCTAPPVQPPLVLPAACPRLPAPHLLWGALPSFVPGQLWAMGEARARTSDVVALRDLGKSTTVTEVREQLAPASGVVWLPYPWCGPEQMELASRGLASTDPDARSLAAPGVPPQPPVTPTQPSLVNGDSPIIRGSTGGTYLDSHTKECSLFPPVPLALWNGYLNRAAEGAVSGEGESSRRRLPVFEDRLRSGEARQLPSDRWEAPASPSGQDSPAGAKTMTDRRCASVPVSRFHREQNKHTGEACVAAAAFWPTGGVALQGGVSTRTTPCPNVVPGGGSTGTAQDEIQGNSAGSARCREPVAGMEWAPPMNKEPPEDTGAGDVTKATEAAEPPLGHGVTGQFKQHQGDDTLTELTVHDSTFTQEVPTVLGADTGCLSGGSVSSIGEVRGDPALSDWQAGENEFHVDDEGCQSKGGDPVTDSFRSAARWQDGASQPGLGNTGETDTPAPLPQSERWRGAVRNSSEGTFVEGNSASESSFCVQTLEILEDPDKRLEDVCVSRDVPGQHSSLEGRIENGTMVDMESEENGGLHGDPQTLLGNAVCAEDALPIPMDIGLTALNGQSIEAKLDDDHLIEARATEDTITDCTGTAGNGTELSSACEVQLSSDGSYICATVVDELETSNILALRTETSNSLPKDTSSALTKQMGKAGSLINSATREGFGSLVESQVAHKLEAVSVGRSEWIKEGGDGSSFVEAPAAVPDTSWVKCTALDDSVPNADSFTFASETKPESRLALELARDMDSFPITTLSTFGPSVPGVTSRDSKWPVILPGKLCSPLVGPEQGAQDQVSTAGQPTEGDCARAMPGDAVGALGDSETHRKTPRASSKVDVEDTKAQDELNLTDQRELEMDEVQEMETGVSQEMGGQRVDLRCDGKLLPLEGTTCLNVLMESEIATLGRVGLCDTCLVVTNGEESESDAKEASVMLHLSPRADPELAGDSIEKGKDMEVDPVPECAGGNVDVADVNPVAVARNTTSPDVGTVTLSTSLECDVINKPISPEPSAAAGDYMEKQQEVSPPERAEAHSELELTDPLAVPPSLSECVEPDSHGGEGQLPECPALTREEGDEAVGRLIPAGGPIAALVKLGTTVGPEWRTSSYTAGPPPSVASWTGTAPSPPTQTESRSQAATGEPVEQSCSEHLALEQPSHGVPSSVAAGLEGEDLQFPVKPQESENLLRGGEVSDPSHAGVSLVGQKAEANPFSVPEAGEGLNKVDGEPAEERYLVSEYLTTRTVPGATAELGGHREDFTDTGKTELSSNSIEDGGKFHLSKDCGPGVSSQSETCKSEKTEGGERELCSTQWMHHGALGMSDTEDLSSVPSDGCSQAMEPETEGSPLTAVRTVPLGCWTTTKVWQCRVGGLVALRCPGRVLACENIMDTKGEPCSSEGPTVSVGGADAPVPQSATVSKMGASISTWSCPTVSKQATNTPMLQGSTVAKGGTDIPTLEDPTVPEGGTNVTSMWVPTLSEQGANILTSQGPAVAEGGADNTAPQGATVTEGGTDDTAPQGATVTEGGTDDTAPQGPTVTEGGTDDTAPQGATVTEGGTDNTAPQGATVTEGGTDDTAPQGATVTEGGTDDTAPQGATVTEGGTDDTAPQGATVTEGGTDDTAPQGPTEGEANTSTSQDPAAQMVECFGKEALVAAGYRGGNGAEWNRALLGGETLLCEGPLAVTVAETTTAEQRAATGDPEWHGDIVPDEWLLASETQLPLDATLGVELELSGTEERELPPGEAGGCLAAGFTNQLERSVATAEEATRIGVKKSQGSGGSHFPSDCMEMGNSAELVEGRPADPSDLQRADLQEDAARGSSPGAKKDEEKPGDLAPGLSDTVIGHLQYQGRNHLEALAAAGVGRGAASAGMEQAEGEQRGSGHLFDACRPVESNELLARDDSSDVGANGCVLETELHCVCPADPDTREERGVHSPVTSSAVAPASVQEASEVGSTCKALTGGGEKPIPGGSGNQGLVDEGHEETKEPPAPEWRSGPSPSWASVRQEEPLRTPSGSDSQRLELWACTKAVLPLALVKSQALETERKDGWQGESLDEKSKLVTDTAVSVGLGSPCEMGQEAGGGSIESDDSLADFAASWCNGWLLSTQVPDNSKNDVSGSEQGEGLSTRADRIDPITEPNQIVTGLVTSSSTDSAIGAGADLGQILTAEEPNGHSLVAKEVQLDTCPQTEFPKAMSVSVEEPAEDLQFEDQRSEENGDSGPAPVPRESDHHEEQPGFSKEAEVGPRGIAKVGKARELCDVGEFGVEMEMGTGATEGTLGEKGVCVSCQFASQIMKQDTGAIKTPLYHPNLAHNSRDTDKSLQQQLVLENPNEDPLKGCRPPSAEGQPNSGSLGTCVFEQANQEGKVIQHISLSEGKDSLFPEAPVTEVFQGKPTVASVDRGWPDVDLETMEGSQQDLGRNEVETASGINVELGLVADSTDIKLSPGCLSLQLSESKSEEEGIAGSWSSDGSRHLGTRALKRPHASEVADLNSTATGPSKRKCTPQQSGAMGLQTEERIKLSLQSFSKQLKQHRANYIGRMVQQFFAEYRQSWKCRVPKLAVVNRRDEVARIVEEFFKTLSVESKANAVVTSQQSMTSSATSQWSTCSGSELGQGSGEDHESFPLEVSQKREEQLERPCLIGQGLALTHVADGTRLSKTAERSLPICHSSSEISWHDRDVGDLDTFPLPEGSDIAQQSETIQESSRDTTSDLLRCSPHFGQNTGDIQIEGDSATEGFGPSFCFTQDSRVYTEKAEAPSTHEMGPLSLPPCSSIAESPEEPGHDRRSEYQSLTLKGTSYDVGGTEEMACDGRESLLLETPNTPCSSTLVENVKVARTDWRSSSSPAQRTVELAEDGVAAVLYDGRSSSDALAHLSALCQDIHPPNLADSGQMVEELSPLDHSYLDQRCEGMDGLSVVQPSAPGVDGLNAAQLGCSNSKAEPVNVVEPSALDFSNMDRNDNSVESVNVAEPSALDHNNIGCSDNESEPVNVAEPSALDYNPHNCSNNKVEPINVMEPSAPHHRSLYQSDSKIGLSIVELLTPDNIDRDRNDDEVEPINIAEPSALDNNDLGCSDNEIEPVNATESSALDNSDLGLSEDKVEPVNIAEPPILDNNDLGCSDDEIEPVNATESSALDNSDLGLSEDEVEPVNIAGPPICDNNDLGCSDDEIEPVNATESSALDNSDLGLSEDEVEPVNIAGPPICDNNDLGCSDDEIEPVNATESSALDNSDLGLSEDKVEPVNIAGPPILDNNDLGCSDKEAEPVNATESSALDNSDLGLSEDEVEPVNIAGPTILDNNDLGCSDDEIEPVNATESSALDNSDLGLSDDEVEPVNIAEPPILDNNDLGCSDDEIEPVNATESSALDNSDLGLSEDEVEPVNIAEPPILDNNDLGCSDDEIEPVNATELSALDDNDLDQSENEVEPVNIVEPSGLDNDAPGHGDDQIEPVNVERLLLHCNNPTHSNAKIEPVNVAKQSALDRSNLDHSDNGVESVNGAELSALVHNTLTSVTGGKSAAPLGRCTEWQSIPNCLPGAGSCTAPCRAPTDCVDPWQSRGEGSVWELSDSPRPDQTGTVGCMSGRYSGREHQSSLAESLHLPASRLSVLEVKNPLRAASRNVIVEDPAWSETWSQLRLESGLRVGRISSEETPQLETPRDSIAHRGRSDIDWRAHGGFVSGSREALGVAGESLAAGGVSSVPFAEDVKIDRGCAPTDGTDCSSSSTSLPSSLPRARDCSAGPVRNLYQDLRSNSPLLTDPRPVGREQPILQVVEATRLGGRGTKEVGPYSWHSTPSGPNTPACPPPPPADQSLVLSTRRRIGESGARAGDIGCERDGASLSCGNQLKAIKKERGSDREAGDCACGQWSRPTNSLPVSGCPLTTSSAVSCLTEPTAGFAHPSAASHCPTLPLDPVSWGSLEWHPARTPLESPAVGFPALWNATPPHAEVPHPQPTQSPSTQPRVKSTAALPSDPPEQSSPAPSLDQSSRADPCNVRLPRQHLPCGHDDEMSFPLAEAECPQDSKGNLDQVNSQDYTFCRLSPSCLGSDRAGLPPRRGSGSNQAEFHPPQSEWNPARRDVTVGAGCCSEGTGEGPQWSAFPEHQGERSQETCQPSEHEAAFVQQSVEHCWASSDQDIRFQLRECNLLLQYISEALQAEGVAEKHVLEWRQTIKELEEQTVPPLTYVAVVGDTGSGKSSLLNALLDEEGVLPTSAMRACTAVVVEVSHNTSSCHYRADIEFFSEEEWNKELLSLLSDMTDKRGRLKRRRPEPGSEASVAYSRVKAVYGKILPYSELKQLREVTQYLGTTTTISQAQASEFRSKVQRFVDSRNDSSSSRGGEFWPIVKRVRVQVPNSAVLQTGAVLVDLPGIGDSNAARNSVAKEYLKTCDAVWIVANVTRAVDDKTAKETLDESLRRQLLMDGQFGRIAFICTKTDSHNVTEIMSALSMNDECSPLEAEIAKLRDQIEQRQVDRKAWRSELEWIQSSNQNGERAKQLELAIKQLEMELIDLHREKSVKQRELSLNSIRARNFFCKQKIRLNFKRGLQDLKCQARAADTDSDEEQEESDDEDADEDDDDDVHEVYPLLAEGSGPDPHLESQLPVFTVSSTEYLKLRDKLQRDGPPRVFHNIEDTEIPAVQRFVHRITLARRALGTEVVIRKLATFVSHIVNYLTNRRAQSASDQAKVREAVQDCLSRVREIFQQTAEDCSRDIENSFTIIKTHLNVGKKVAMKSCEDTVLRWGSRPPIGFPYATYKATCSRYGTFSSPACGAVDFNEELSRPLLTHLQVVWNKEFSTSVPQHLVRFKAAVLRKLEYFFNDLLQRIRRIEGDIQPINYILCQQLSAVRAKLENFAIMLLHDITARQRIISRILTPAVQAGMMPAYLVCASESGPRCFDRMKSHMEQHSHSQKEQIFTATCRKLTDQLDLLKQEIHSRLKHFLDEICNELLVQFEPLLKPLRIIDEIIPKLDSICKRTTALCERSQIDFTLPKIEENDKEPEPGTFLRTPEELGTPPLQDLEKFLGKVKIMKINQEDVNPIDPIEISLDKVVLKYEVSYNLQEEPIPFQLLSACEFSTGIPFLILTHKTKRKGRGRTDVVVLDEEQTPPVFGQWMQAVADRWHLQLKFRRLEVLQGVQRLQSLQVIYQGPKTKVPIEEEAPFVWPGSSEDSSTSSPCDYADSFPLSRKRGWWEMERPGALPMHQGTPHWERSSQLSTETQTQPPVLKKEKGDWWHSGPSQDWMDRSEPPMLENELCKHPATEDLDSA